TTATACCTCCTCAGCCAACATAATGATAAGATCTACTTTTCTTCGCAGTATCCCAGCaccctcctggcacatccctttatcacatgagAGTCACTGTTTGTATGTAGAGTTACTGTTCAGAAGAACAGCTCCTCCCCATGATAAAGGGATGCCCCAGGGAGTGGCAGCAAGTCccttttttaattgtttcatgggGGCCCACTCCAAGTCCAACTTTCTTGTTGGAGTACAGTGACTTTAAGTTAGAGTACTGCGACAAAATGTTATGAGCGATCCAGTGCTGTGGAACGTTTGTCTCAACTGATCTTGGGAATTGCTAACTCACTGCAGAAAGTAATTGCCCCCCTTGAAATATTTGTTTGCCTGGTGTAGTAACATGACCATGAAAGAGTTGCATACCCAAACTTACTGTTCTGGATTGGAGTTAGACACTACTATTGGACTTTTCTGCCTTGTTCCTAAGTGAGTGTGTTCTGCCCAGCAATAAAGAAGCGTATTTGTTTAATTACAAATAAGTATGAGAGAGCACTCTCAGGTGGCATGTTTGGTCCAGGTTTGTCACACTTTGTTCACTCACTTCTTACTGGGGGGTTCACATGATATCATCTCCCATCTGTTGTCCACCCATAttcctcccccaacacacacacaccccaccccatgtaAATAGTCACATTTATTAACAGAGAATATCTGACTTTTTCCAGAACAGCATAGCAGTGCAATGACCACATGTGGGGACTggatccctccctccccactttcctcctTGTGGACTGTTAGTACAACTGTATTGTCTGTTTTAGAAAGGCACACGCTCAGGtgcaagagggggggaaatgtgggggaTCAGTCTACTCTGTCCCCCAAACACTCTATATCTACTGTGATGTAGAAGAAATATTGCAATTCCTCATGTGCCTGCAAATGGAAAAGCTGTGACTGGCTGATGCTATAAGAAGACTGAAAGTATTTATTTTAAGAACTACTGAAAATCgtttgagtgttggactaggactggggagacctgagttcaaatccccattcagccatgatacttgctgagtgactctgggcaagtcactcttagcctaacctacttcacaggattgttgtgagaagaaacttaattatgtacaccgctctgggctccttggaagaacgACAgcctataaatgtaataaataaataaaataatgtgacATCCCTGCTAGACAAGAACTGAGTATATATCAGTTGAATGACGCTATATAGTCAgtacagccctattcagacattgttgtACATGCATTCTGCTGTCTATACAGAtggattgtacctgcattcactttaaaactgaacctgggtacagaccctccCAAATACAGATACAGATAGTAAGTGTACTGCTGTAGAACTTTGGTGTGTTGAGCATACTCTGGTCCTCGGGGGGAGTAAGACAAACCGTATTCAGGCAAGCTGTATCCCAGTACAGCATcaatgagagtgtgtgtgtaagctCAGTCCCCATGCTGATATGCTTGACAACCCTGTCTCCATGCTTGCCATGAagacaacattattattattattattaattacatttatatcctgctcttcctccacggagcccagagcagtgtactacatacttaagtttctctttcacaacaccctgtgaagtaggctaggctgagagagaagtgactggcccagagtcactcagctagtattatggctgaatggggatttgaactcgggtcttcctggtcctagtccagcactctaaccactataccacgctggctctctgtctgaagagacaaatactATATTCAGGGAGAAACTTTCCCTGCCATTCAGAATGCTCGATTTGAGATCAATGGAAGAATCTGTCCCCAAGTttatctcttcagacaaatgctgtcctCGTGATGAGCAGGGGAAGTTTCAAAACTTGTCAGAATGGGGGTGGAGCTGATGGGTGCACTCTCATGGGCACTGTGCTGGGTACAATGTCTACatttgtctgaacagggctacagcCAGAAGTTCTACTTGTGTGATTGTCTCATACTCACTCCTCTCCTTTTGCCCTGGCAGCTGTGGTGGGAGCTGGGATTGGTGGCTCATCAGTGGCCCACTTCCTGCAGCAGCACTTTGGCCCACAGGTGGAGCTGGATGTGTACGAAAAGGACACGGTGGGGGGTCGCCTGGCCACAGTAACCGTCAACAAGCAGCAATACGAAAGTGGTGGGGCCTCTATTCACTCCCTCAACTTGCACATGCAGGACTTTGTTAAACTGCTGGGTGAGTATGGACACAGCCAACTCATGGGAAACTACCCCCTTCAGGCTAGTATTTTTGTTTGACTTTTCCACAGCCTATGAGTAGTGGCGTGAACCTTGGTCCTTTTTAGCTTTGTTCTTTGGGTATGCTATTTGTGATAAGGAATTGTTCTGTTATCTAGGTTAATCTGTGAAAGGAGCTAGGTATGAGACATTCTTTTGGATGCAGGATGTTGAACTTAATTACCTTTCAGACGCCTAGCAGTCATGCATGTCTGTGTGTATGCCAGAGTTGTGTGCAGCCAGCAGAGCAGAAGGGGATGGGTGTGTAGCAGCAAGACAGGAAATGGTGTGAAAAAGCATCCAGTTTGGGGATTTGTATATCTCTCCAGTGTCGGATTTTCCTGGAGTAAATGTATATTGTGCACGCAGGAGGCAGAACTCCACCGATCAATGCTTAGTGCCAAGGTTAGGAGAACCAGTGGTAACTTGGCCGCAATGGTAAAGTCACACCAAAAAATCATGAAGAATTTTTGTTCTCATAGGGATTCAAATCATtctcccccattgttcccttctATAGGACTGAAGCACCGCCGGGAAGTGGCAGGAAAGAGCGCCATCTTTAGTGGGGAACAATTTGTCCTAGAAGAGACAGATTGGTACCTACTGAATCTCTTCCGACTCTGGTGGCACTATGGCATGAGTTTTCTGCGTTTGCAGATGTGGATGGAGGAGGTAATGGAGAAGTTCATGAGGTATGTAACAGAGGCTTCCAGAGGAATGAGAGGGAAGCGTCATGCTTGGTCTTCTTTTTACACCCTGGACTTAGGTGATGATCTGCCAGACAGAAGAAATGCAGAACACCACATTGGAGGTACTTGAGATCTGCTGCAAGGCCAGAGCACCTGATTTTTCTGCTCTTTATGTCCTGCAGGATCTACAAGTACCAGGCTCATGGCTATGCATTCTCTCGCCTTGAGGAACTCTTGCATTCTCTGGGTGGTGACACCTTTGTCAACATGACACAGCGCTCTGTGGCAGAGTCCTTATTGGAGGTGGGCATCACGCAGCGCTTCATTGACGATGTCATTGTGGCCGTTCTACATGCCAGCTATGGGCAGTCGGTGTTGGTGCCCGCCTTTGCAGGTGAGTGCCATCCATTTTCTATTGCTCCAGACCTGCCAAGAAGGATGAAAGGGCCTCATTCCAGTAGGCCAGTGGCTGCACTTGGTAGGCCAGGGAGTGTTGTATGAGCAGGTGATGCTATATGAATTCACCCAGTcttttgaaaagtggaatataaatattgtaaacaaTGATTCTTTTGACATTTACCTTCCTTGTGTGTTTCTTCAGGGGCCATGTCTCTAGCAGGGGCACAAGGCAACATGTGGGCAGTGGAAGGTGGCAACAAGCTTGTGTGCTCAGGTTTGCTGAAGCTAACAAAAGCCAACATAATCCAAGCCACCGTGACAGCCATCTCCTTGCATAGTTCAGGTGAGCCAAACAAAGCCACATCTCTTTCTGGGGTTAGAAATGGAAGCAAGTTTTGCCTGTGAGatcggagagctgctgctagtcagagtagtcTGTTTTGAGCTAGGTGGGCGAGTGGGCTGATGTCATATAAAGCCATTAGTTGTATTCATAATCCTGAATGTATTGCCAACACGGCTTTAGCAGCCTTTTGGAAAGAAGGAacgctggaggctttacagacagggcttctgccctgaatctcattcaggagagagtgtgtgcattcccacaccagccaaacttactccaGTGTCCCTTCAAGACTCTTGGACTCACTCCACACTTAAGtggggctttgtgatgcaaattctagcttatcttgaggtatttccggattttaaaaatgctggttttaagctactttttctgaaaacgctggagcaaacaAGGAGAGGCGCTGACGTGGAATTATTAGCATGgtaagaggcatggtctcttcagaaatgcagatctatctcttctgggaactcccccctcccccgccacgcattggctaggaaggaaaacaccaGGGCATGGCTTAGgtcttaagccctattcagatattattatgttgtacatgtgtacagatatttGTACACTTTTCCATGTTTTAGTATGAAtttgtacctatgttcatttcaaaagtgaacctgggtcaggtgcatagctaggggagagagggctgaTGTTCATCCCTCGCTCCAGtggcctcttggagtgagggagataatgaagaagatagggaggtgtggagctgggggccgtcaggagctgggggcccgggttctttgaacgcatctgctcaattatagctacacctctgacctgggtacaggtccctcaaatgtgtggtgcagataggaagtggactgcAGTACCTATGTTCAATGTAAGGTGAAgaactgtacactcatacaagtaTTGAACATAAAGTATGAATAGGGGTTTAGTTGAAACTATATCCTGATCCAGTGCATTCTGCTTATGAAATTCTATTGTTATGGACCCTTGCTGGAACTGCTAATTGCTTTTATGGCGAAGTGACCAAGATGACTCCCAGTATTGCATTTGCTCATGCCCTGAAAATGGCTGAATATGTATATGGCAGCAGGTAAGGATTTGCATAACGTGGAAATTGATCTAAACAAAGCTGccaagggctttctctgttgttctCTTGCCTCACTCAGGGCCTTTCCAGATATCAGTCAACTGCACAAGAAATGAGAGAGACACACATTTCCCTCTTTAGTACACATCTCACTCTAGGTTGCTTTTTTGTTGTAGAAATGTTACATTCTTAGCCTGCACTTCGCAGGTGCTCATTTCATGCCCTTGTGAACGTTTTATTCCATACTTGCTGTCTCCTGAGCTATAACTGAGCCCTTTCAGTTTGTCAGTCCAATCTAATAGAGCTCACCATTTTACCAGTCTTCTTGACTATGAACTCAAAAGGGCCGATCCTGCAAAAATACCCTGTTGGACAGAAGGCTGTGGTGTTAACAGCACACCCTACCTAACATTCCTTCCATAAAACAATTCTGCTTTAATATTTTGGTCTTGCTTTGTATCATTTCCACCTGTACTTTTCAAAGCTGGAATTTCCCATCTTGTCCCCATCTGCTTATTTCAGACAAGCTTCCTGTCTGGTCATTCTCTGTGACTTTTGATCAGAATCCATTTGTCAGTTGTACATGATGCTCATTGGCTTGCCTAACTAACCAAATAGGATCTGGAAGTTAAAACCAATAGGCAACAGGAGAGTTACAGGTGGGACAAGGTTAATTAAAGAGAGCTGTAAGGCCCAGGCAGAATTGTATCATAGGGAGGCTGACCCAGCTCTAGCTCTTGCTTGTCCAATCAGTTCCTCTGAAGCCTTCAGTAGGAGGTGATGGTTATGATATATTTGAGTTACTGttttgctctcgctctctcttttgtCTCTTTCCAGAAGGAAAAACCTTTTACCAGGTGCACTATGAGGATGAGGAAGGCCAAGGTTCTAATTTCTATGACATAGTGGTCATTGCCACACAACTGCACGATAACAAGAGCAAAATCGCCTTCCAGAACTTTGAGCCACCCATTGCTGAGTTTCCAGGAACCTTTCACACCACGGTCATCTCCATCATCCATGGCTACCTCAACTCCTCCTATTTTGGCTTCCCAGATCCAAAACTCTTCCCCTTTGCCAGTGTCCTCACCACAGATGCCCCTGCCCTCTTTTTCAGTTCCATGGATAACATTTGCCCTGTCAATATATCCAGTACCTTCAGGAGGAAGCAGCCCCAAGATGCTGCCGTATGGCGAGTCCATTCTCGGCATCCGCTGGAGAAGCAGGAGTTGAAAATTCTGTTCCGTTCCTACTACTCTGTCCAGGTGACAGAATGGCAGGCCTATCCTTCCTACGAATCTGCCAAGACCCTCCCGCCTATTATTCTCCATGACAACCTCTACTACCTCAACAGCATGGAGTGGGCAGCCAGCTCAATGGAAATGGCTGCTGTGGCAGCCAAAAACGTAGCCCTCTTGGCTTACAACCTCTGGTATCGTGACCTTGAAAAAATAGACCAGAAGGACCTCATGCACAAAGTGAAGACTGAGCTGTGAATTTAGCAAGGACTGCTAGATGAGACTTCCCAGGAGCCTCACCTTTATTGGATGCAAGAGCAGGGACATTAAAAGAGTGCACTGAAGGTTTGGTGTGAGAGTAAGCTGAGGACTAGCTATCCACCTCTGTACATCTGTTGTCTACTGCAAGTGCATCCCCACCCTACCCAAACATACACACTCTGCTTCAGAGAGTCTGCAAACTAATGTGTCTATGCCTTCCTAGAGTCAACCTGGAAAGGGATCTGAGCTGGTCAGCTTTGAGCTGCAACCAAGCTAATGTCCAGATTCAAAGTTGGAACGGACTGTCTTCTTCAGGCTGAGTGGCTCCTTTTAGCTGCCGAGCCACAGCCATGCAGTGCCCTTGCAGATCACTTGGTAAGCTTCAAAGGATCAGCCTGAGGATGGGATCCCCTCTGGCCTTCACAGCAACTGCAGTTCTGACTGGCAGCTACTTTGTGCTGGCCTCCTTGTGCCTAGGCCTCCATGCTAAAGGCCCTTCAGCTGGGATTGAGTCTTGGATATGCcacccctgctgcagctgcagctcccCTCTTTTGCCCCCAAGTAGTGTTGTTTCTTTGCTTACCAAGCCCCATAAACTTGTCAAGTGTGTTCAACCAGGGAGCCCCGTGTTGGGTCTTTAGGGTATTGGCTAGAGCTCAGGTTCAACATTTGATTTCCTCTGCTGGCTGTACATATGTGAAACTGCATAACCACTGCCTTGGTAACCTCAAATTCCTGCAGCTAATGGCTGATCTGATGTTGCCTTGCCCTTTGTATATCGTGTAGAATGAAACTGGAGGCGGTTTTGGGGGTTGCAAGATAGGCTGGGCATACTCCTGAGAATGAGGAAGGGTTTCCCATTGTTTCTGAACTAGGAgaaagtgtgtatgtgtttgtgtagaCTGGAATATTTCCTGATTTGGAGCCTTATGCTATTTCTTTAAGTCCAGGAATGGCATCCTGGATGCTCCTTTCATGATGCTTATCAAGCTGGGCTCACGTGAAAGTACCATTTGTATGGTAAAGGGATAACTTGAGGCAGTTGTCCATAAGCGCAACAAAATGGTGAGGCCCCCACTCTTACATTCTGGCTGCTGGAGAAAAGGCAGATCTCAGCCCAGATATGggttggtgtttttgttttgttttgaagtaaTGGTGAGCTTTAATTAAAGTACCTGTGAAATAGTTAAAGAGTCCTTTTTATTATTAAGCAGCAGTGCTGCCCCAAACATAATTATCAGTGAATTCTTTCCAGTTAATTCAGTGAATTCAATTATCAGTGAATTCTTTCCCGGAAGGGCAGTAAGTTCTGGCCACATGATATTTCTTAACTTCCTCTAATAAAGTTCCTTAACTGTGTGTTGATTAATTGTCACTTGCGCTTCTATGAAGTACTGAGAAACTTAAGCGAACCAAAAGTAAAGCTACTAGCTTATGCTCAGTGAAGCTCTAGTACAAGGGCAATCCCTTTAGAATAGACAGTTGCTTTATAAGGAGGGTTAGGCCTACAATATTATTCCCTCTGTCTTATGCTGCTTTGCTCTATAGTTAACTTGGTTGACCTTGCCTTCTGCTAACATCATGACATTTTCCTAAGAACTAGCTGACTGGCCAAAGAGCATCTGAGCCCCTAGTTCTCCACCACCTCATCCCGCCAGCTCCCTCCTTAGGCCTGCATGGCTTTGCCCACCGGCCAGCCGCCACCTCAGGCCAGCTCGGCTTTGCCCACTGGCCGGCCGCCTTCTCACGCCAGCGGGGCTTCGCTGGCTGGTCGCCTCCTCAGGCCCATGCGCCTtcgccagcccaccagccacctcctcaggccAGCAGGGTTTCACCCGCCCACCGGCCACCTCCTAACGCCTCCTCTGCACCTGGGCTCTACTGCCTGGCCAAAGCCTGGAACTCTTGTGAGTGGTGCTgccactctcacgagagttccgtgacacatccccacgcatccccagcagcacatcttggagaattaattatatagatggcTTCACAAACACACCCTTTGAAGCTTCCATATAtgaagtcagactgttggtccatcaaACCCAGTTGTCTGCTTTGATTGAGGCTTTTCAGCACTCTTGGGCGGtgccctttcccagccctgagatcttttaattggagatgccaggaattcaaCTGGGGACTTCCTACATAGAAAGacatgccctggctgccactgagctgtgtcaCTGAGTGGAAGAACATTTCCATGGCGTGGAAGAATATTTTTTGCTGCCCCTTTTATAGGAAGCGGCGGCGGGGAGGTGGGAGAAGGAAGGACTTCTGTGGATAGAAGGCAGTCATGCCAGGTTGAGAGTCTTCTAGGTTAGCGTTCCTGCCCTGAGGCTGTAATGCGTCATGGCTTGCCTTGAGCTCTCTTGCTTCCTCctggttttgtttgctttaatGCCACTCCCTCTCACTCCTTTGGCACTTCCTGCTGCTACTCAAAACCTGCTATCAGGGCTGCCAGCTAAGGACATGTAGAACTGCTTGGTGTTATGATAAGGCATTTTCTTGATAGCTTTGTATAGGATGAATAATAGCCTGCCAAGCAGGCTTGGAGTGAAaaggctctcccctccctccctccctcccactcatcTGACAGAGTTCAGCAAGAGCAGACTTGCCTTCTACTCCCCCCATGAAAGGCAATGGAGCACTCTCTACAGAGCAAATAATTGACTCTTCATGTTTGACCTTAAGCAGTTAATGCAGATGTTATGTTCTGCCCAAAAGTTTTATTTCCTCTGTTTTGGGGGTGGTGCTACCAGAGAAGAAAGGTAGCATACAGAGGTTTCTCAGACTGTTGCTGTTCTCCTGGCCCAAATATGGTCACACTTGACCACCACCCTCAGAAGATGAGTATGAATGCAGACAGCTTGCACACTAAGCAGTCGCTGAGCAAGAGTGATAAACTCCAAAAGGCTGCAGCACCAGGTTGGGAGTGGGGCgggcggcaggggggagagacTTGAGCCCACTCTGCACCTGTGTTTTGAAACTCATTTCTCCTGTCTCTCAGTTAACCTCTTCTGGCACATGCCAAGACAATTCCCCTCTGCTAAACTCTTGAACAAGTAAGCATCATGGCAGCTAAAGAGTGGAACCAGCAGTGGCTgtgaattcatggcagcttaAGGTTAAATAAGGCAATTGCATAGGTCTTCTTAGTATGGACCCTGAAGCACTAacatggggcaaaaaaaacccagacaCACCACTTATGAGAAGGTTGCTTGTGTCTATGAGGTGTTACCAGGATATCAGAGGAGGATGAATTGTGCCTCTGACaaacacatgtgtgcatgcatgtaagcTTGCCTCATGCAGGCAGGAGCAGGAACAAGTAGTGAGTGGGAGGGACTTGGCTAACTAGAACTGGCAGGAGGCAGAAGATAGGGAGGAAAGAGCAATGCTGTGTCCCAAAAGAACCTGAAGCAGGACTAAGAGGAGATCTGCTCTTTCTTCAGAAGATGCAAGTGCAACCCACAGCAATAGTCTCCATAACCATCTTGTACTCTTTGTGGCACCTTTTTTTCTTCCTGTGAGGCTTGCCAGGTTCACACAGCAGACGGCGCACTGGGATTTTGCTGTAGATGGGAATGCTGACCATGGTGCGGTCTTCTTGCATGGTGAAGGGATTGATGCATCCTGCACACAGGCAGTGGGCCTCTGGAATGTCAACGGGAAGACGTGCTGCATCATGGTTTATCCTGAACAAAAACATGCTTTATCGGAACATGCACGCTAATTTAGATGACATGTGAGAATTGGGAGTGACAGGTCACAGCCATACATGGAAGTGCTCAGTGCAATTGGCTCATTGTTGCACCTTCCAATACATGGAATATTATGGAGTGGGATGGATCCTTGTGAGCCATATCAAGTCCAACCCCTGCTTAATGCAGGAAACCTGCAGCTAGCAAATCTCCAACCGATGGCTGTCTAACCGCTACTTGAAggtctccagcaagggagagttcCTCCACCCCTATGACTGGTttcattgtcaaactgctcttacctTTTAAGATGTTTCTCTTAATGCTCAGCCAACATCTGCCCTCCTGCAACAAGCCTGTTAGATATAGTCCCtctgccctctggggcagcaaGCTCATGTTCAGCTTGCATTCCAAGATCCTCTTTGCATGAAGAGAGCCTATCCCGCATCCTATAACTGTGCATTTGATTTTGTGTGTTGACCTAAATGCGGAACTTCCTCTTTGTCAAATTTCCttttgttagtttcagcccaCTTTTCCGTTCTGTCAatatcattttgaattttattctcGACTCCTAAGAGGCTACCTATCCCTCCCCCTTTTGTGATATCTGCAAATTTGATGCAGATTCCTCCCACCCCTTATCCAAGGTCATTGATAAAAATGTTAAAGAATACCGGGCCCAGGACAATGTCCTGTGGCACCCCACTCAAAACTTCCCTCCAGTTTGGTGAGTCACTTGTGAGCACTCTTTGAGTATGGTTTTCCAACCAGTTGTGAATCCTTAAGAAAGTGGTATTATCTAGTCTGCATTTGACCAGTTTGCTGACCGAAATATCTTGAGGAACTTTGCccaatgctttgctgaaatcaaaataaattacTTCC
Above is a window of Hemicordylus capensis ecotype Gifberg chromosome 2, rHemCap1.1.pri, whole genome shotgun sequence DNA encoding:
- the PCYOX1L gene encoding prenylcysteine oxidase-like; translated protein: MMAEVHQLPHASRLLLFLAVGVMWTERSVAASGDAPPGKIAVVGAGIGGSSVAHFLQQHFGPQVELDVYEKDTVGGRLATVTVNKQQYESGGASIHSLNLHMQDFVKLLGLKHRREVAGKSAIFSGEQFVLEETDWYLLNLFRLWWHYGMSFLRLQMWMEEVMEKFMRIYKYQAHGYAFSRLEELLHSLGGDTFVNMTQRSVAESLLEVGITQRFIDDVIVAVLHASYGQSVLVPAFAGAMSLAGAQGNMWAVEGGNKLVCSGLLKLTKANIIQATVTAISLHSSEGKTFYQVHYEDEEGQGSNFYDIVVIATQLHDNKSKIAFQNFEPPIAEFPGTFHTTVISIIHGYLNSSYFGFPDPKLFPFASVLTTDAPALFFSSMDNICPVNISSTFRRKQPQDAAVWRVHSRHPLEKQELKILFRSYYSVQVTEWQAYPSYESAKTLPPIILHDNLYYLNSMEWAASSMEMAAVAAKNVALLAYNLWYRDLEKIDQKDLMHKVKTEL